The following are encoded together in the Heterodontus francisci isolate sHetFra1 chromosome 41, sHetFra1.hap1, whole genome shotgun sequence genome:
- the LOC137353446 gene encoding pleckstrin homology-like domain family A member 2 isoform X2: MMGPTVISRAAIKEGKLEKRSESLFQLWKKKRCTLTKESLLFADGDGKGGKPKELSFESIRKLECVERKGTRVYFTIVTTDRREIDFRCEDGTSWNAAITMALVAFKNEQAVQAFRSRKPARRWRAWAS, translated from the coding sequence ATGATGGGCCCGACTGTGATATCTAGAGCAGCAATCAAAGAAGGGAAACTAGAAAAAAGGAGCGAGAGCCTTTTCCAGCTTTGGAAAAAGAAACGGTGCACCCTAACCAAAGAGAGCCTGCTGTTTGCTGACGGTGACGGGAAGGGCGGCAAACCCAAGGAGCTGAGCTTCGAATCCATCCGAAAGCTGGAGTGCGTGGAGAGGAAGGGGACGCGAGTCTACTTCACCATCGTGACCACCGACAGGAGGGAGATTGACTTCCGATGCGAGGACGGCACCTCCTGGAATGCCGCCATCACCATGGCGCTGGTGGCGTTCAAGAACGAGCAAGCCGTGCAGGCGTTTCGGTCGCGGAAGCCAGCCAGGAGGTGGAGAGCCTGGGCCTCGTGA